In one Agelaius phoeniceus isolate bAgePho1 chromosome 21, bAgePho1.hap1, whole genome shotgun sequence genomic region, the following are encoded:
- the STOM gene encoding stomatin codes for MSDEEAGYAAKPRRPADDTNSGLGFCGWILVMASIFFTVITFPISVWMCIKIIKEYERAIIFRLGRILKGGAKGPGLFFVLPCTDSFIKVDMRTISFDIPPQEILTKDSVTINVDGVVYYRVQNATLAVANVTNADSATRLLAQTTLRNVLGTKSLSEILSDREEIARSMQVTLDEATDDWGIKVERVEIKDVKLPVQLQRAMAAEAEAAREARAKVIAAEGEMNASRALKEASMVITESPAALQLRYLQTLTTIAAEKNSTIVFPLPINILQGLLERINKRRDGDSVGKTKTRQAATSIESDIHKIWDEAVELKCQDH; via the exons ATGATACCAACTCTGGCCTCGGTTTTTGTGGATGGATCCTGGTGATGGCCTCGATTTTTTTCACTGTTATTACATTTCCTATATCAGTATGGATGTGCATAAAG ATTATCAAGGAATACGAGCGAGCCATCATCTTCCGCCTTGGACGCATCCTGAAAGGGGGAGCAAAGGGACCAG gtttgttttttgtcCTGCCTTGCACAGACAGCTTCATCAAAGTTGATATGAGAACCATCTCTTTTGATATCCCTCCTCAGGAG ATCCTGACCAAGGACTCGGTGACAATCAACGTGGATGGAGTGGTTTATTACAGGGTGCAGAACGCCACCCTGGCCGTGGCAAACGTCACCAACGCCGACTCAGCCACCCGGCTCCTGGCACAGACCACCCTGAGGAACGTCCTGGGCACCAAAAGCCTCTCTGAGATCCTCTCTGACCGTGAGGAAATTGCCCGCAGCATGCAG GTCACACTTGATGAGGCAACAGATGATTGGGGGATTAAGGTGGAACGTGTGGAGATCAAGGATGTGAAGTTacctgtccagctgcagagagccatGGCTGCAGAAGCAGAGGCTGCCCGGGAGGCAAGAGCCAAG GTGATCGCGGCCGAGGGGGAGATGAACGCGTCCAGGGCGCTGAAGGAGGCGTCCATGGTGATCACGGagtctcctgctgctctccagctgcgctacctgcagaccCTGACCACCATCGCTGCCGAGAAGAATTCCACCATCGTCTTCCCCCTGCCCATAAACATCCTGCAGGGCCTGCTAG AACGGATTAATAAGAGAAGAGATGGAGACAGCGTAGGGAAGACTAAGACTCGTCAGGCTGCCACCAGTATTGAGTCTGACATCCATAAAATCTGGGACGAGGCAGTGGAACTGAAATGCCAAGATCACTGA